One Desulfobacterales bacterium genomic window carries:
- a CDS encoding DEAD/DEAH box helicase yields MSFDQLGLRVELLKAIQDKGYTAPTLIQTRAIPVILNGRDILARAQTGTGKTDAFALPLVEILSRQNGKGRHPRALVLTPTRELALQVGESIKTYARRVSMRCTAVYGGGRIDPQIDRLRRGIDILVATPGRLLDLAGQRHLNLSRIEFLVFDEADRMLDLGFNEEISKILDLVPAERRTMLFSATYTQQIRELARKMLQDPENIEVTPSNTAAASVVQKVHLVDKSDKRALFIHLITKGRWTRVLVFTRTKHGANKLTEKLAEQGINATALHGNKSQSFRTRTLEAFKNGEIRILVATDLAARGLDISNLPYVVNYDMPTIPEDYVHRIGRTGRAGVSGIAVSLVSDDEKPYLKAIETLLKQKIPVEKVDCYTVDSDVPDFVLFRPNSPSSEKKADRAIKELVVKRNTSKQQSQARNAKPSGSGKSPGPAAKSRSCNRNDKAGKKPSGSGSRASQSSIQGNPRGRR; encoded by the coding sequence ATTCTCAATGGACGGGACATTCTTGCCCGCGCCCAGACCGGGACGGGGAAAACAGACGCATTTGCACTCCCCCTGGTTGAAATTTTGAGTCGGCAAAACGGCAAGGGAAGGCACCCCCGCGCACTTGTCCTCACCCCCACGCGGGAGCTGGCGCTTCAGGTGGGAGAAAGCATCAAGACTTATGCAAGAAGAGTCTCCATGCGATGCACGGCGGTTTACGGGGGGGGCCGCATCGATCCACAGATCGATCGGCTGAGGCGCGGCATCGATATTCTGGTGGCCACACCGGGCCGCCTTCTGGATCTTGCCGGCCAGAGGCATCTGAATCTTTCCCGCATAGAGTTTCTGGTTTTCGACGAGGCTGACAGAATGCTGGATCTGGGATTTAATGAGGAGATTTCCAAAATTCTTGATCTCGTTCCAGCTGAACGCAGGACCATGCTGTTTTCGGCCACCTACACCCAACAGATCCGGGAGCTTGCCCGAAAAATGCTGCAAGATCCGGAAAATATCGAGGTAACACCCAGCAATACGGCGGCAGCGTCGGTTGTCCAGAAGGTCCACCTGGTGGACAAATCAGATAAACGAGCACTTTTCATCCACCTGATCACCAAGGGCCGCTGGACCCGGGTACTGGTCTTTACCCGAACAAAACACGGTGCAAACAAGCTCACGGAAAAACTTGCCGAACAAGGTATCAATGCCACTGCCCTGCATGGCAACAAGAGCCAGTCTTTCCGGACACGTACCCTTGAAGCGTTCAAAAACGGTGAGATACGCATCCTCGTGGCAACGGATCTGGCCGCAAGGGGCCTGGACATCAGCAACCTGCCCTATGTGGTCAATTACGATATGCCGACCATCCCAGAGGATTATGTTCACCGCATCGGCCGCACCGGCCGCGCGGGTGTCAGCGGTATTGCCGTCTCCCTGGTCAGTGACGACGAAAAGCCTTATCTAAAGGCCATTGAAACACTGCTGAAGCAGAAAATACCGGTGGAAAAAGTTGACTGCTATACAGTGGATAGCGACGTTCCGGATTTTGTCCTCTTTCGCCCCAACAGCCCGTCCAGCGAAAAAAAGGCGGACAGGGCCATAAAAGAGCTGGTCGTCAAAAGAAATACTTCAAAGCAGCAATCCCAGGCCCGTAATGCGAAACCGTCAGGTTCCGGCAAAAGCCCGGGTCCGGCAGCAAAATCCCGATCCTGCAACAGAAACGACAAGGCGGGGAAAAAACCCTCCGGATCAGGATCACGCGCTTCTCAATCTTCTATACAAGGCAACCCCAGGGGCAGAAGATAG